The following is a genomic window from Haloarcula sp. DT43.
ATATGACGCTGTAGATAGAAATCCCTCTTTTCTAAGCCACTTGTCCAAAAACGTGATTGGTGACAACTGATTTTAAATGGCACGGATACATCATGGTTGGCCCACCACAGAAGATGTGCAACGAACGGCACTCGCTTGCTGACTACAACCTCTAAGTCTTGCACGCCACTTTTGACAGCTTCTGGAGACATTAAACCGGACGTGCAAGGTACAGGGTGCGAATGCAGCACGCCGTCCTAACAGAATCCAGAGTACTACCGAGCGTTTCTCAAAGAACAGCTTCACCGATCGACTAAAACAGCAATGAGCTGTAACCTCTCAATTGAGACCACCAGAGGCTACTTTGTGACACAACCGAGGACTTATCAGAACGTTCTATAATTAGTAGAAAAGATGTCATCTCGAACTGAGACCGTCAACAAAAAAGTAAATAATTTCCAGTCATACGTCCGTCCGGCCGAGGAACCGCATCGAACGATTCCTGAAATCTTGGGTCGAGAAACGAGAGAGCGCACCTGGCACGATCTACTGGCGTATTTCCTTCGACCAACGAACGGGCATGGGTTAGGAACGGACCCACTAGCAGAGTTTCTTAAGACGGTCAGGAGGAATACAGCGATCGATCCATTGGGAGGAGACCTCGAAACCGTCCGTGTCGATACAGAGGTCCAAACTGGCGAGGAAGATCGGGTCGATATCTTTCTAACACAAGAAGAGCAGTGGTTCCTATGTCTTGAACTCAAGGTACGCTCTGCCGAACACACGGGACAGACGGCTGCATATGTCGACACTGAGTATATCGGGACTCGTTTGAAAACCGACTATCCAGCGGAAGCACATCACTATCTCTACTTGACAGTAGACGATACGGACGCGCCTACTGCAGCAGCATTCGAACACCTCACTTGGGACAGGTTGCTTAGTGCATGGGAGACACTGCTTCCAGAGTATATGGATTCGGGTCGGTATCCAAATCGTGGAGTTGCACAGTTCGCCGAGTTTCTCGCTCTCATGCGCGCCGAGGTGAGCGATCCGTTGGAGGGGTTGGAGTCTTATTACACCGATGTGCAAGCTGCCAAACGAGCGCACGAGGACCTAGCTCGCGCGTTAGCGGAAAGGCTGAGAGCTGGCGTTCGACAGCCGGCGTCCGAACGACAGGCGCTCCGTATCCGTACCAAAAGCGGTCGGTTTCCACAGTTCACCGAGGGTAGGTACAATCGTATCGAAATCGACAAACCACCTTGGCAGGCTGGCCGATCGAAGCCCACGGTGTGTATCGAACTGAACTTCCACCTCAGGCCGCATGTTGGTCCTGGAGAGGTCCAACACTCTCCGTCAGTAGCAGTCAACTTGGACATTCGCGGTGGGCAAAAGCTGAAGCAAGACTTACGAACGGCTTTCAGAAATCGAGTCGATAAATCCGAATACCAACCTAAGGGATTCGGTGAGCCACACACCAACACGAAGTGGCACTTCCTGACGACGGAGGTCGTTCTCGACGAAGTTGACGATCCTGTGGAAGCTATCCTCGACAAATTCGAGGTCCTTTATGAATTTGAAACGGTGATTGACAAGATTGTTAGGACAGTCCCGGAATCCTGATATCTCCCCTAAGATATTCGCTCTCCTTTCTAAGGAATTGGATTCTTCGCGTGTACTGAGGGGCTACGGGTGTGGATGCATCCGTTATGCCGACGATTACTGGTGGAAACACTAATTCACCGACAATTATGATCTTCGAAAAAGCAGCCGATTTGATCGCAAAGGGCCGAGACAACCGGCCTCAACCGTGCGTGAAATCTGCTCATCCGGAGTACTGCGCCGACGTGGCCAACCTGTTGCCTCTCAGCAAGACACACCACGCAGCGTTCGACAGGGCGCTGTTTACGATCGATCGAGAGTATCGGCTTCGTGCGAACCCGTCGTTCGAGACGGACAGTGACCTTTTACAGCGGACGATTCTCAACCGGGAGGGGAACAGACCTCAATCCCGGCTGAGAGTCTGCACCCACAGTACGTCGCACAGCACAATGCGGCGCTTGAGTGGGTGTGAGTTAGCGTTCACAACCTAGTGAGAGGATTGTAGACGTCCCTTTGAAGCACAGAGACCCAGTCCAGCATGAACTGAGAGGCAGCAACGGTGATTACTGCTCATGGAGACGAATTCGAGCGCAGAGCGAAACGAGCTGTGCAATGTCATCTCGGAGAACCCGCACACGGATCGCCTCCTGATCGTTCTCACGAGGCTGCAGACGGGTCAATGACAGCCCAACCCACTCGCCACGCGTTCGTTCGACAGCACACACCACCCTCTGGTGCCCGATCTCGAACGCATGTGACCACACGGATTCCCGTCCGGACCTATTCGGAGTCCGCTCTGAGACAGCGAGAAGCTCAGTCACGATTGCGACTACGAGGTCAGTGACCATTGGCGCAACTCTCCTATTTACTGATATATTGAATTGCTGTCCCTGTCGTCGATTCCTGAGAGACAGTTGACGGGGAGTGCCATCAGGACGCA
Proteins encoded in this region:
- a CDS encoding PD-(D/E)XK nuclease family protein gives rise to the protein MSSRTETVNKKVNNFQSYVRPAEEPHRTIPEILGRETRERTWHDLLAYFLRPTNGHGLGTDPLAEFLKTVRRNTAIDPLGGDLETVRVDTEVQTGEEDRVDIFLTQEEQWFLCLELKVRSAEHTGQTAAYVDTEYIGTRLKTDYPAEAHHYLYLTVDDTDAPTAAAFEHLTWDRLLSAWETLLPEYMDSGRYPNRGVAQFAEFLALMRAEVSDPLEGLESYYTDVQAAKRAHEDLARALAERLRAGVRQPASERQALRIRTKSGRFPQFTEGRYNRIEIDKPPWQAGRSKPTVCIELNFHLRPHVGPGEVQHSPSVAVNLDIRGGQKLKQDLRTAFRNRVDKSEYQPKGFGEPHTNTKWHFLTTEVVLDEVDDPVEAILDKFEVLYEFETVIDKIVRTVPES
- a CDS encoding HNH endonuclease; protein product: MANLLPLSKTHHAAFDRALFTIDREYRLRANPSFETDSDLLQRTILNREGNRPQSRLRVCTHSTSHSTMRRLSGCELAFTT